The Streptomyces cynarae genome contains a region encoding:
- a CDS encoding iron-containing alcohol dehydrogenase family protein — translation MPVLTRLIPSPVVVDIRAGALDDLAGVLADERISHSGKLAVAVSDGSGARLRERLSPSLPGATWYEVGGGTLDDAVRLAGEMKSGHYDALVGLGGGKIIDCAKFAAARVGLPLVAVPTNLAHDGLCSPVATLDNDAGRGSYGVPNPIAVVIDLNVIREAPVRFVRSGIGDAISNISAVADWELANRVNGEKIDGLAAAMARQAGEAVLRHPGGIGDNDFLQILAEALVLSGIAMSVSGDSRPSSGACHEINHGFDLLFPKRAAAHGEQCGLGAAFAMYLRGAHEESAFMAQVLRRHGLPVLPQEIGFTVDEFVRVVEYAPQTRPGRYTILEHLDLKPEQIKDTYADYVKAIGS, via the coding sequence GTGCCGGTACTGACGAGGCTCATCCCCTCGCCGGTCGTCGTGGACATCCGTGCGGGTGCCCTCGACGACCTGGCGGGCGTGCTCGCGGACGAGCGCATCTCCCACTCGGGCAAGCTCGCCGTCGCGGTCAGCGACGGCTCCGGCGCCCGGCTGCGGGAGCGGCTCTCCCCCAGCCTGCCCGGTGCCACCTGGTACGAGGTCGGCGGCGGCACCCTCGACGACGCGGTCCGGCTGGCCGGTGAGATGAAGTCCGGCCACTACGACGCGCTCGTGGGGCTGGGCGGAGGCAAGATCATCGACTGCGCCAAGTTCGCCGCGGCGCGCGTCGGCCTGCCCCTGGTCGCCGTGCCCACGAACCTCGCGCACGACGGCCTGTGCTCCCCGGTCGCCACCCTCGACAACGACGCGGGCCGCGGCTCGTACGGAGTGCCGAACCCGATCGCGGTCGTCATCGACCTCAACGTGATCCGCGAGGCACCCGTCCGTTTCGTGCGCTCCGGTATCGGCGACGCCATCTCCAACATCTCCGCGGTCGCGGACTGGGAGCTGGCCAACCGTGTCAACGGCGAGAAGATCGACGGCCTCGCCGCGGCCATGGCCCGGCAGGCCGGCGAGGCCGTGCTGCGCCACCCCGGAGGGATCGGCGACAACGACTTCCTCCAGATCCTCGCCGAGGCGCTGGTCCTCAGCGGCATCGCCATGTCCGTGTCGGGCGACTCCCGCCCCTCCTCCGGGGCCTGCCACGAGATCAACCACGGCTTCGACCTGCTGTTCCCCAAGCGCGCGGCCGCCCATGGCGAGCAGTGCGGCCTCGGTGCCGCCTTCGCGATGTACCTGCGCGGGGCGCACGAGGAGTCGGCGTTCATGGCCCAGGTGCTGCGCCGGCACGGGCTGCCCGTGCTGCCGCAGGAGATCGGCTTCACGGTGGACGAGTTCGTCCGGGTCGTGGAGTACGCCCCGCAGACCCGGCCCGGCCGCTACACGATCCTCGAACACCTCGACCTGAAGCCCGAACAGATCAAGGACACCTACGCCGACTATGTCAAGGCCATCGGTAGCTGA
- a CDS encoding CDP-alcohol phosphatidyltransferase family protein, with the protein MSRPSVAELRPVVHPAGVKDRRSGEHWMGRLYMREVSLRVDRYLVNTRVTPNQLTYLMTVFGVLAAPALLVPGIWGAVLGVVCVQLYLLLDCVDGEIARWKKQYSLGGVYLDRVGAYLTDAAVLVGFGLRAADLWGSGRIDWLWAFLGTLAALGAILIKAETDLVGVARHQGGLPPVKEAASEMRSSGMALARRAAAALKFHRLILGIEASLLILVLAIVDTVRGDLFFERLGVAVLAGIALLQTVLHLVSILASSRLK; encoded by the coding sequence ATGTCAAGGCCATCGGTAGCTGAACTCCGGCCCGTCGTGCACCCCGCAGGGGTGAAGGACCGGCGCAGCGGTGAGCACTGGATGGGACGCCTCTACATGCGAGAGGTGTCCCTGCGGGTCGACCGCTACCTGGTCAACACCAGGGTCACACCCAACCAGCTCACGTACCTGATGACCGTCTTCGGCGTGCTCGCGGCCCCGGCACTGCTCGTGCCGGGGATCTGGGGCGCAGTGCTCGGCGTGGTGTGCGTCCAGCTGTACCTGCTGCTGGACTGCGTCGACGGGGAGATCGCGCGCTGGAAGAAGCAGTACTCGCTGGGCGGGGTGTACCTGGACCGAGTCGGTGCCTACCTCACCGATGCCGCCGTGCTCGTCGGCTTCGGTCTGCGCGCCGCCGACCTGTGGGGCAGCGGCCGTATCGACTGGCTGTGGGCCTTCCTCGGGACGCTGGCCGCGCTCGGTGCCATCCTGATCAAGGCCGAGACCGACCTGGTCGGCGTGGCCCGGCACCAGGGCGGGCTGCCGCCGGTGAAGGAGGCCGCCTCGGAGATGCGCTCCTCCGGCATGGCCCTGGCCCGCAGGGCCGCCGCCGCGCTCAAGTTCCACCGGCTGATCCTGGGCATCGAGGCGTCCCTGCTGATCCTGGTCCTGGCGATCGTGGACACGGTGCGGGGCGACCTGTTCTTCGAGCGGCTCGGCGTGGCCGTGCTGGCCGGCATCGCGCTGCTCCAGACGGTGCTCCACCTCGTGTCCATCCTGGCCTCCAGCAGGCTGAAGTGA
- a CDS encoding glycosyltransferase family 2 protein, translated as MKVGAVIITMGNRPAELRGLLDSVAKQDGDPVEVVVVGNGSPVPDVPDGVRTIELPENLGIPGGRNVGIEAFGPGGTDADVLLFLDDDGLLARTDTAELCREAFAADPRLGIISFRIADPDTGETQRRHVPRLRASDPMRSSRVTTFLGGANAVRTKVFAEVGGLPDEFFYAHEETDLAWRALDAGWMIDYRSDMVLYHPTTAPSRHAVYHRMVARNRVWLARRNLPAVLVPVYLGVWMLLTLLRRPSRAALRAWFGGFREGWTTPCGPRRPMRWRTVWRLTRLGRPPVI; from the coding sequence CTGAAGGTCGGGGCCGTCATCATCACGATGGGCAACCGCCCGGCCGAGCTCCGCGGCCTCCTCGACTCGGTGGCCAAGCAGGACGGCGACCCCGTCGAGGTGGTCGTGGTCGGCAACGGCTCCCCGGTCCCGGACGTCCCCGACGGCGTTCGCACGATCGAGCTGCCCGAGAACCTCGGCATCCCCGGCGGCCGCAACGTCGGCATCGAGGCCTTCGGCCCCGGCGGCACCGACGCCGACGTGCTGCTCTTCCTCGACGACGACGGCCTGCTCGCCCGCACCGACACCGCCGAGCTGTGCCGCGAGGCCTTCGCCGCGGACCCCCGGCTCGGCATCATCAGCTTCCGCATCGCCGACCCCGACACAGGCGAGACCCAGCGCCGCCACGTGCCCCGGCTGCGCGCCTCCGACCCGATGCGCTCCTCGCGGGTGACCACCTTCCTGGGCGGCGCCAACGCCGTCCGCACGAAGGTCTTCGCCGAGGTCGGCGGCCTGCCGGACGAGTTCTTCTACGCCCATGAGGAGACCGACCTGGCCTGGCGGGCCCTGGACGCGGGCTGGATGATCGACTACCGGTCGGACATGGTGCTGTACCACCCCACGACCGCGCCCTCCCGGCACGCGGTCTACCACCGGATGGTCGCCCGCAACCGGGTGTGGCTCGCCCGCCGCAACCTGCCCGCCGTCCTCGTCCCGGTGTACTTGGGCGTCTGGATGCTCCTGACGCTGCTGCGCCGCCCCTCGCGGGCCGCCCTGAGGGCCTGGTTCGGCGGCTTCCGGGAGGGCTGGACGACCCCCTGCGGGCCCCGCCGGCCCATGCGGTGGCGTACGGTCTGGCGGCTCACCCGACTGGGCCGACCCCCGGTGATCTGA
- a CDS encoding ABC transporter permease: MSETTHDGRVAVTDGPSADGGLSPAELAAKYGLSVSGARPGLVRYVRQLWGRRHFILAFSQAKLTAQYSQAKLGQLWQVATPLLNALVYYFIFGLILKASRGMSHGTYIPFLVTGVFVFTFTQSSIMAGVRAISGNLGLVRALHFPRASLPISFALQQLQQLLFSMIVLFAVAIGFGSYPRLSWLLIIPVLVLQFLFNTGLSLIVARMGAKTPDLAQLMPFILRTWMYASGVMFSIHTMLAGRPEWVVRALQANPAAVYMDLMRFALIKNYGAANLPPHVWAIALFWAVVVFAGGFVYFWKAEERYGRG; this comes from the coding sequence GTGAGTGAGACAACGCATGACGGGCGCGTCGCGGTGACCGACGGCCCGTCCGCCGATGGCGGGCTGAGCCCGGCCGAGCTGGCCGCCAAGTACGGCCTCTCGGTGAGCGGTGCCCGGCCCGGACTCGTCCGCTACGTCCGCCAGCTGTGGGGACGGCGCCACTTCATCCTCGCCTTCTCGCAGGCGAAGCTCACCGCCCAGTACAGCCAGGCCAAGCTCGGCCAGCTGTGGCAGGTCGCCACCCCGCTGCTGAACGCGCTCGTGTACTACTTCATCTTCGGGCTGATCCTGAAGGCCAGCCGGGGCATGTCGCACGGGACGTACATCCCGTTCCTGGTGACCGGCGTGTTCGTGTTCACCTTCACCCAGAGCTCGATCATGGCGGGCGTCCGGGCGATCTCCGGCAACCTGGGCCTGGTCCGGGCCCTGCACTTCCCGCGCGCCTCGCTGCCCATCTCCTTCGCGCTGCAGCAGCTCCAGCAGCTGCTCTTCTCGATGATCGTGCTGTTCGCCGTCGCCATCGGGTTCGGCAGCTACCCGAGGCTGTCCTGGCTGCTGATCATCCCGGTCCTGGTGCTGCAGTTCCTCTTCAACACCGGCCTGTCCCTGATCGTGGCGCGGATGGGTGCCAAGACCCCGGACCTCGCGCAGCTGATGCCCTTCATCCTGCGCACGTGGATGTACGCCTCCGGTGTCATGTTCTCCATCCACACCATGCTCGCCGGCCGCCCGGAATGGGTCGTCCGCGCGCTGCAGGCGAATCCGGCCGCCGTCTACATGGACCTGATGCGCTTCGCGCTCATCAAGAACTACGGCGCCGCCAACCTCCCGCCGCACGTGTGGGCCATCGCCTTGTTCTGGGCCGTCGTCGTCTTCGCCGGCGGGTTCGTGTACTTCTGGAAGGCGGAGGAGCGGTACGGCCGTGGCTGA
- a CDS encoding ABC transporter ATP-binding protein yields the protein MAEQNTGARVPTVIADELHIVYRVNGAGAGKGSATAALSRILKRGSDDAARGVRRVHAVRGVSFVAYRGEAIGLIGSNGSGKSTLLRAIAGLLPPEKGKVYTDGQPSLLGVNAALMNDLTGERNVILGGLAMGMSREEIKARYQDIVDFSGINDKGDFITLPMRTYSSGMAARLRFSIAAAKDHDVLMIDEALATGDRAFQKRSEDRIRELRKEAGTVFLVSHNNKSIRDTCNRVLWLERGELRMDGPTEEVLKEYEKFTGK from the coding sequence GTGGCTGAGCAGAACACCGGGGCCAGGGTGCCCACCGTCATCGCGGACGAGCTGCACATCGTCTACCGCGTCAACGGTGCCGGGGCCGGCAAGGGCAGCGCGACCGCCGCTCTGAGCCGCATCCTCAAGCGGGGCTCCGACGACGCGGCGCGCGGTGTCCGCAGGGTGCACGCGGTCAGGGGAGTGTCGTTCGTCGCCTACCGCGGCGAGGCCATCGGGCTGATCGGCTCCAACGGCTCCGGCAAGTCCACGCTGCTGCGCGCCATCGCCGGACTGCTGCCCCCGGAGAAGGGCAAGGTCTACACCGACGGCCAGCCCTCGCTGCTCGGCGTCAACGCGGCCCTGATGAACGACCTGACGGGCGAGCGCAACGTCATCCTGGGCGGTCTGGCGATGGGCATGTCACGGGAGGAGATCAAGGCCCGCTACCAGGACATCGTCGACTTCTCGGGCATCAACGACAAGGGCGACTTCATCACCCTGCCGATGCGCACCTACTCCTCCGGCATGGCCGCCCGGCTGCGCTTCTCCATCGCGGCCGCCAAGGACCACGACGTCCTCATGATCGACGAGGCCCTCGCCACCGGCGACCGCGCCTTCCAGAAGCGGTCAGAGGACCGCATCCGGGAACTGCGCAAGGAGGCGGGCACGGTGTTTCTGGTCAGTCACAACAACAAATCCATCCGTGACACCTGCAACCGCGTCCTGTGGCTGGAACGCGGGGAACTCCGGATGGACGGCCCCACGGAAGAGGTCCTGAAGGAATACGAGAAGTTCACGGGCAAGTGA
- the hpnC gene encoding squalene synthase HpnC, whose translation MTQAGTARIGDLERGTLDKAADENFPVAPFFLPKAWREDLMAVYGFARLVDDIGDGDLAPGGSDARLLGVSPEEAGDRLLLLDAFEADLRRVFDATPRHPLLRRLQPTVRRAGLTPEPFLGLIAANRQDQLVKRYETYDDLLAYCELSANPVGRLVLAVTGTSTPERVRRSDAICTALQIVEHLQDVAEDRDRDRIYLPAADMKRFHVQEADLATPTTGASVRALVAYEAERARDLLNEGAPLVGSVHGRLKLLLAGFVAGGRAAIHAIAAAHYDVLPGPPKPGKLRLLREVGVTLRGEG comes from the coding sequence GTGACGCAAGCCGGGACGGCGCGCATCGGCGACTTGGAGCGCGGCACCCTCGACAAGGCCGCGGACGAGAACTTCCCCGTGGCGCCGTTCTTCCTGCCGAAGGCCTGGCGGGAAGACCTCATGGCCGTCTACGGCTTCGCCCGGCTGGTCGACGACATCGGTGACGGCGACCTCGCCCCCGGCGGGTCGGACGCCCGCCTGCTCGGCGTGTCGCCCGAGGAGGCCGGGGACCGCCTGCTCCTCCTGGACGCCTTCGAGGCCGACCTGCGCCGGGTCTTCGACGCGACACCCCGTCACCCCCTCCTGCGCCGGCTGCAGCCCACGGTCCGGCGCGCCGGCCTCACCCCCGAGCCGTTCCTCGGCCTGATCGCCGCCAACCGCCAGGACCAGCTCGTCAAGCGCTACGAGACGTACGACGACCTCCTCGCCTACTGCGAACTCTCCGCCAACCCGGTCGGCCGCCTCGTCCTCGCCGTGACCGGCACCTCCACCCCCGAGCGAGTCCGCCGCTCCGACGCGATCTGCACGGCCCTGCAGATCGTCGAGCACCTCCAGGACGTCGCCGAGGACCGCGACCGCGACCGCATTTATCTGCCCGCCGCGGACATGAAGCGCTTCCACGTGCAGGAGGCGGACCTCGCCACGCCCACAACGGGCGCATCGGTGCGCGCGCTGGTCGCGTACGAAGCAGAACGCGCCCGCGATCTCCTGAATGAAGGCGCCCCCCTGGTGGGTAGCGTCCACGGCAGGCTGAAGCTGCTGCTCGCGGGCTTCGTGGCGGGAGGAAGGGCGGCCATCCACGCGATCGCCGCAGCCCATTACGACGTACTTCCCGGCCCGCCCAAGCCCGGCAAGCTCCGGTTGCTGCGCGAGGTGGGCGTGACTCTGCGAGGAGAGGGGTGA
- the hpnD gene encoding presqualene diphosphate synthase HpnD — MIRTVESEEHVSPPVLAAYRYCEAVTGQQARNFAYGIRLLPTPKRRAMSALYAFSRRVDDIGDGALAADVKTARLEETRALLARIRDEEVAEDDTDPVAVALTHAGRHFPIPLGGLDELIDGVLMDVRGETYETWDDLKVYCRCVAGAIGRLSLGVFGTEPGARGAERAPEYADTLGLALQLTNILRDIREDAEGGRVYLPADDLAKFGCSAGFHGPTPPEGSDFAGLVHFEVRRARALFAEGYRLLPMLDRRSGACVAAMAGIYRRLLDRIEREPEAVLRGRVSLPGREKAYVAVRGLSGLDARNVSRRTVRRRV; from the coding sequence GTGATCCGGACCGTGGAGTCGGAAGAACACGTGTCCCCACCGGTACTCGCCGCGTACCGCTACTGCGAGGCCGTGACCGGGCAGCAGGCCCGTAACTTCGCCTACGGGATCAGGCTCCTGCCGACGCCGAAGCGCCGCGCGATGTCGGCGCTCTACGCGTTCTCCCGGCGTGTCGACGACATCGGTGACGGCGCGCTGGCGGCCGACGTCAAGACGGCTCGGCTGGAGGAGACCCGCGCGCTGCTGGCCCGTATCCGTGACGAGGAGGTGGCCGAGGACGACACCGACCCGGTCGCCGTCGCCCTCACCCATGCCGGTCGGCACTTCCCGATCCCCCTCGGCGGCCTCGACGAACTCATCGACGGCGTCCTGATGGACGTACGCGGCGAGACGTACGAGACCTGGGACGATCTGAAGGTCTACTGCCGCTGTGTCGCCGGGGCCATCGGACGGCTCTCGCTGGGTGTGTTCGGCACCGAACCGGGGGCGCGCGGCGCCGAGCGCGCGCCGGAGTATGCCGACACGCTCGGGCTCGCGCTGCAACTCACCAACATCCTCAGGGACATCCGCGAGGACGCCGAGGGCGGCCGCGTCTACCTTCCCGCCGACGATCTCGCCAAGTTCGGCTGCTCGGCAGGGTTCCACGGACCGACCCCACCCGAGGGCTCCGACTTCGCGGGCCTCGTGCACTTCGAAGTGCGTCGGGCCCGCGCTCTTTTCGCCGAGGGATACCGGCTGCTGCCCATGCTCGACCGGCGCAGCGGCGCCTGCGTCGCCGCCATGGCCGGCATCTACCGCCGGCTCCTGGACCGTATCGAGCGCGAGCCGGAGGCCGTGCTGCGCGGCCGGGTCTCGCTGCCCGGGCGTGAGAAGGCGTACGTCGCTGTGCGCGGCCTGTCGGGGCTCGACGCGCGGAACGTGTCCCGACGGACCGTCAGGAGGCGTGTGTGA
- a CDS encoding DUF6380 family protein — MIDTPVPSPATSEKRQATLRCGAASLTATACRASFKHHGGPAREEAR, encoded by the coding sequence GTGATCGACACCCCGGTTCCGTCTCCCGCCACCTCCGAAAAGCGGCAGGCAACCCTCCGATGCGGCGCGGCGTCCCTGACTGCGACGGCCTGCCGTGCATCGTTCAAGCACCACGGTGGACCGGCACGGGAGGAAGCACGATGA
- the hpnE gene encoding hydroxysqualene dehydroxylase HpnE: MSDGTHAEDPVADTGGHRGMPSSPGTSAVVVGGGLAGITAALALADAGVRVTLLEGRPRLGGLAFSFHRGDLTVDNGQHVYLRCCTAYRWFLDRIDASTLAPLQDRLDVPVLDANAAPGRRLGRLRRDALPVPLHLGRSLATYPHLSLAERAKVGRAALALRALDLADPALDAQDFGSWLTAHGQSARAVEALWDLVGVATLNAVAGDASLGLAAMVFKTGLLSDPGAADIGWARVPLGELHDRLARKALDSAGVRTELRTRVTSISIDENGVWSVQVPGERIETDAVVLAVPQREAHDLLPPGALEAPERLLDIGTAPILNIHVVYDRKVLNRPFFAALGSPVQWVFDRTEASGLREGQYLALSQSAAQEEIDEPVAVLRERYLPELQRLLPATRGAQVKDFFVTRERTATFAPSPGVGRLRPGARTKAPGLCLAGAWTATGWPATMESAVRSGIGAAGAALGALGRSGAHLPDLFEEAA, translated from the coding sequence ATGAGCGACGGCACCCATGCGGAGGACCCGGTCGCGGACACCGGGGGTCACCGTGGCATGCCGTCCTCGCCCGGCACGTCCGCCGTGGTGGTCGGGGGCGGACTCGCCGGGATCACGGCCGCGCTGGCGCTCGCCGACGCCGGGGTGCGGGTCACCCTGCTGGAGGGACGACCGCGGCTCGGCGGACTCGCGTTCTCCTTCCACCGCGGCGATCTGACCGTCGACAACGGCCAGCACGTCTACTTGCGCTGCTGCACCGCGTACCGCTGGTTCCTCGACCGCATCGACGCCTCCACGCTCGCGCCCCTGCAGGATCGTCTCGACGTGCCCGTTCTCGACGCGAACGCCGCACCGGGACGGCGGCTCGGCAGACTACGGCGCGACGCGCTGCCCGTACCCCTGCATCTCGGGCGCAGCCTGGCCACCTATCCGCATCTCTCGCTCGCCGAGCGCGCCAAGGTGGGGCGTGCCGCACTGGCGCTGCGAGCACTTGACCTCGCGGACCCCGCGCTCGACGCGCAGGACTTCGGCAGCTGGCTGACCGCGCACGGTCAGTCGGCGCGTGCCGTCGAGGCACTGTGGGACCTGGTCGGGGTCGCCACCCTCAACGCGGTGGCCGGCGACGCCTCGCTCGGGCTCGCCGCGATGGTGTTCAAGACGGGCCTGCTGTCCGACCCCGGCGCGGCCGACATCGGCTGGGCACGCGTCCCGCTGGGCGAACTGCACGACCGGCTGGCCCGCAAGGCGCTCGACTCCGCGGGCGTCCGAACCGAGCTCCGTACACGCGTCACCTCCATCTCCATTGACGAAAACGGGGTCTGGAGCGTTCAGGTTCCCGGCGAGCGCATCGAAACGGACGCCGTCGTCCTCGCCGTTCCGCAGCGCGAGGCCCACGATCTGCTGCCCCCCGGCGCCCTGGAGGCCCCCGAGCGGCTGCTGGACATCGGCACCGCGCCGATCCTCAACATCCACGTCGTCTATGACCGCAAGGTGCTCAACCGCCCGTTCTTCGCCGCCCTCGGCTCCCCGGTCCAGTGGGTCTTCGACCGCACCGAGGCCTCCGGACTGCGCGAGGGCCAGTACCTGGCGCTGTCGCAGTCGGCGGCCCAGGAGGAGATCGACGAGCCGGTCGCCGTACTGCGCGAGCGCTACCTGCCCGAGCTCCAGCGGCTGTTGCCCGCCACCCGCGGCGCCCAGGTGAAGGACTTCTTCGTGACCCGGGAGCGCACGGCGACGTTCGCCCCCAGCCCTGGCGTCGGGCGTCTGAGGCCCGGCGCCCGCACCAAGGCCCCCGGCCTCTGCCTGGCCGGAGCGTGGACCGCCACCGGGTGGCCCGCGACCATGGAGAGTGCGGTCCGCAGTGGCATCGGTGCGGCGGGCGCCGCACTCGGCGCGCTGGGCCGGTCCGGCGCCCACCTCCCCGATCTCTTCGAGGAGGCGGCATGA
- a CDS encoding polyprenyl synthetase family protein yields the protein MSVDSLETGPRTPGIATRGETVPTVPPAETAAPRTAVDVSALLERGRTLATPVLRSAVDRLAPPMDTVAAYHFGWIDAQGNPADGDGGKAVRPALALLSAEAAGRAPEVGVPGAVAVELVHNFSLLHDDLMDGDEQRRHRDTVWKVHGPAQAILVGDALFALANEVLLEIGTVEAGRATRRLTTATRALIDGQAQDISYEHRERVTVAECLEMEGNKTGALLACASSIGAVLGGADDATADTLEKYGYHLGLAFQAVDDLLGIWGDPEATGKQTWSDLRQRKKSLPVVAALAAGGEASERLGELLAEDAKSSDFENFSEEEFAARAALIEEAGGREWTAQEARRQHAIAIEALDAVRMPQEVRDRFTALADFVVVRKR from the coding sequence ATGAGCGTCGATTCGCTGGAAACGGGCCCCCGCACCCCCGGTATCGCAACAAGAGGAGAGACCGTGCCCACTGTGCCCCCGGCCGAGACGGCCGCCCCGAGGACCGCGGTGGACGTGTCCGCGCTCCTGGAGCGCGGCCGGACGCTGGCCACCCCGGTGCTGCGGTCGGCCGTCGACCGCCTGGCGCCGCCCATGGACACCGTCGCCGCCTACCACTTCGGCTGGATCGACGCCCAGGGCAACCCCGCGGACGGCGACGGCGGAAAGGCCGTGCGCCCCGCGCTGGCCCTGCTGTCCGCCGAGGCCGCCGGCCGGGCGCCCGAGGTGGGCGTGCCCGGCGCGGTCGCGGTCGAGCTGGTGCACAACTTCTCCCTGCTGCACGACGACCTGATGGACGGTGACGAGCAGCGCCGCCACCGCGACACCGTGTGGAAGGTGCACGGCCCCGCGCAGGCCATCCTGGTCGGCGACGCGCTGTTCGCCCTGGCCAACGAGGTGCTGCTGGAGATCGGCACCGTCGAGGCCGGCCGCGCCACCCGCCGGCTGACCACCGCCACCCGCGCCCTGATCGACGGTCAGGCGCAGGACATCTCCTACGAGCACCGCGAGCGGGTCACCGTCGCCGAGTGCCTGGAGATGGAGGGCAACAAGACCGGCGCCCTGCTCGCCTGCGCCTCCTCCATCGGCGCGGTCCTCGGCGGTGCGGACGACGCGACGGCCGACACGCTGGAGAAGTACGGCTACCACCTCGGCCTCGCCTTCCAGGCCGTCGACGACCTCCTCGGCATCTGGGGCGACCCGGAGGCCACCGGAAAGCAGACCTGGAGCGATCTGCGCCAGCGCAAGAAGTCCCTGCCGGTCGTGGCCGCGCTGGCGGCAGGCGGAGAAGCCTCCGAGCGGCTCGGCGAGCTGCTCGCAGAGGACGCCAAGAGCAGCGACTTCGAGAACTTCTCGGAGGAGGAGTTCGCCGCGCGCGCCGCGCTCATCGAGGAGGCCGGCGGCCGGGAATGGACCGCTCAGGAGGCGCGTCGCCAGCACGCGATCGCCATCGAGGCCCTGGACGCCGTCCGGATGCCCCAGGAGGTGCGCGACCGGTTCACGGCGCTCGCCGACTTCGTCGTCGTACGGAAGAGATGA